One segment of Gasterosteus aculeatus chromosome 3, fGasAcu3.hap1.1, whole genome shotgun sequence DNA contains the following:
- the LOC120816400 gene encoding caytaxin: protein MGTAEATLRMDSMEVKDEWQDEDFPRPLPEDGVDSSCGLTDHRTNPPTTLNVGESLAQRKRRTLVAPDMNLSLDRSEGSVLSDEFLETPNDLDINLDDIETPDETDSLEFINNGNDLEWEDDTPVATAKRLPGESEEERDSSGRLWRTVIIGDQEQRIDMLVIRPYLRVVTHGGYYGEGLNAIIVFSACYLPDSGCEDYTYIMENLFLYVVSSLELLVAEDYMIVYLNGATPRRKMPGISWLKRCYQMIDRKLRKNLKCLIIAHPTWFIRTVLAISRPFISVKFLDKIRYVHTLDELSQIIPMEHVQIPECVLQYDDEKIQVQRERLQQEKQQNNSTQPKERPKSMIAELGHDI from the exons ATGGGCACCGCAGAGGCCACTTTACGCATGGACAGCATGGAGGTTAAAGATGAGTGGCAGGACGAAGACTTCCCCAG GCCGCTACCAGAAGATGGAGTTGATTCTTCATGTGGCCTCACTGACCACAGAACCA ATCCTCCCACCACCCTGAACGTCGGCGAGTCCCTGGCCCAGCGCAAGCGCCGCACTCTAGTCGCCCCCGACATGAACCTCTCCCTGGATCGGAGCGAGGGGTCGGTGCTCTCTGATGAGTTTCTGGAAACGCCCAACGACCTGGACATCAACCTAGACGACATTGAGACTCCCGATGAAACCGACTCTCTGGAGTTCATCAATAATGGCAACGACCTGGAGTGGGAAG ATGACACTCCTGTGGCCACGGCCAAGCGTCTTCCAGGTGAAAgtgaagaggagagagactcATCTGGTCGCCTGTGGCGAACAGTGATCATCGGCGACCAGGAGCAGAGGATCGACATGCTGGTCATCAGACCATACCTGAGGGTCGTCACACATGGAG GTTATTATGGTGAGGGTCTGAATGCCATCATCGTGTTTTCCGCGTGCTACCTTCCTGACAGTGGCTGCGAGGACTATACGTACATCATGGAGAATCTCTTCCT GTACGTTGTGAGCagcctggagctgctggtggcAGAAGATTACATGATCGTCTACCTGAACGGAGCAACGCCTCGCAGGAAGATGCCTGGCATCAGCTGGCTGAAGAGATGCTACCAGATGATCGACAGGAA ACTGAGGAAGAATCTTAAGTGTCTCATCATTGCTCACCCAACGTGGTTCATCCGGACCGTCCTGGCCATCTCGAGACCTTTCATCAG CGTGAAGTTCCTGGATAAGATCCGTTACGTTCACACCCTGGACGAGCTCAGCCAGATCATCCCCATGGAGCATGTGCAGATCCCCGAGTGTGTGCTGCA GTACGATGATGAGAAGATACAAGTACAAAGAGAAAG ACTTCAGCAAGAGAAGCAGCAGAATAACTCTACGCAGCCTAAAGAAAG GCCAAAGTCAATGATAGCAGAGCTTGGTCATGACATCTGA